One Cuculus canorus isolate bCucCan1 chromosome 1, bCucCan1.pri, whole genome shotgun sequence DNA segment encodes these proteins:
- the LOC104055963 gene encoding hemoglobin subunit beta — MVHWTAEEKQHITSLWGKVNVADCGAEALARLLVVYPWTQRFFSSFGNLSSPTAILGNPQVRAHGKKVLTSFGEAVKNLDNIKATFAQLSELHCDKLHVDPENFRLLGDILIIVLASHFAKEFTPECQAAWQKLVGAVAHALARKYH, encoded by the exons ATGGTGCACTGGACAGCCgaagagaagcagcacatcACCAGCCTCTGGGGCAAGGTCAATGTGGCCGACTGTGGCGCTGAGGCCCTGGCCAG gctgctggTCGTCTACCCCTGGACCCAGaggttcttctcttccttcGGGAACCTCTCCAGTCCCACCGCCATCCTTGGCAACCCACAGGTCCGTGCCCATGGCAAGAAAGTGCTCACCTCCTTCGGGGAAGCCGTGAAGAACCTGGACAACATTAAGGCCACCTTCGCCCAACTGTCCGAGCTGCATTGCGACAAGCTGCACGTGGACCCCGAGAACTTCAGG CTCCTGGGTGACATCCTGATCATCGTGCTGGCCTCCCACTTCGCCAAGGAGTTCACTCCCGAGTGCCAGGCTGCCTGGCAAAAGCTGGTCGGCGCGGTGGCCCACGCTCTGGCCCGCAAGTACCACTAA
- the LOC104055972 gene encoding hemoglobin subunit rho isoform X2, with protein MSGGTLQTPRISTLGPDVLQPLQVFLGVRAPELNPVGFGLGIHGMNPRGAMTQPIPTRLRKRGCLQVPAKLPATMVHWTAEEKQLIASVWSKVNVEECGAEALARLLIVYPWTQRFFDNFGNLSSPTAIIGNPKVRAHGKKVLTSFGEAVKNLDNVKTTFSKLSELHCEKLHVDPENFRLLGDILIIVLAAHFTKDFTPACQATWQKLVGVVAHALAYKYH; from the exons ATGAGCGGAGGGACTCTGCAAACCCCAAGGATCAGTACTTTGGGACCAG atgtgctccagccactccaggtctttcttggagtgagggctccagaactgaacccagtaGGTTTTGGACTGGGGATCCATGGAATGAACCCACGTGGTGCAATGACACAGCCCATCCCAACCAGGCTGAGGAAACGTGGGTGCCTGCAG GTCCCAGCAAAACTACCCGCCACCATGGTGCACTGGACAGCCGAAGAGAAGCAGCTCATCGCCAGTGTCTGGAGCAAGGTCAATGTGGAGGAATGCGGTGCTGAGGCCTTGGCCAG GCTGCTGATCGTCTACCCCTGGACCCAGAGGTTCTTTGATAACTTCGGGAATCTCTCCAGCCCCACCGCCATCATCGGCAACCCCAAGGTCCGTGCTCATGGCAAGAAAGTGCTCACCTCCTTCGGGGAAGCCGTGAAGAACCTGGACAATGTCAAGACGACCTTCTCTAAGCTGTCCGAGCTGCACTGTGAGAAGCTGCATGTGGACCCCGAGAACTTCAGG ctcctgggaGACATCCTCATCATCGTGCTGGCCGCACACTTCACCAAGGACTTCACCCCTGCCTGCCAGGCCACTTGGCAGAAGCTGGTTGGTGTGGTGGCCCATGCTCTGGCCTACAAGTACCACTAA
- the LOC104055972 gene encoding hemoglobin subunit rho isoform X1 yields MSPRTLWQGSETWPQIWTPQRDNSDGLMLLPSPAPMRSMDQYGSVSGTDVLQPLQVFLGVRAPELNPVGFGLGIHGMNPRGAMTQPIPTRLRKRGCLQVPAKLPATMVHWTAEEKQLIASVWSKVNVEECGAEALARLLIVYPWTQRFFDNFGNLSSPTAIIGNPKVRAHGKKVLTSFGEAVKNLDNVKTTFSKLSELHCEKLHVDPENFRLLGDILIIVLAAHFTKDFTPACQATWQKLVGVVAHALAYKYH; encoded by the exons atgTCTCCTAGGACCTTGTGGCAAGGATCTGAAACTTGGCCACAGATCTGGACACCCCAACGGGATAATAGCGATGGGCTCATGCTACTGCCCAGTCCGGCTCCAATGAGATCTATGGACCAGTATGGATCTGTAAGCGGAACAG atgtgctccagccactccaggtctttcttggagtgagggctccagaactgaacccagtaGGTTTTGGACTGGGGATCCATGGAATGAACCCACGTGGTGCAATGACACAGCCCATCCCAACCAGGCTGAGGAAACGTGGGTGCCTGCAG GTCCCAGCAAAACTACCCGCCACCATGGTGCACTGGACAGCCGAAGAGAAGCAGCTCATCGCCAGTGTCTGGAGCAAGGTCAATGTGGAGGAATGCGGTGCTGAGGCCTTGGCCAG GCTGCTGATCGTCTACCCCTGGACCCAGAGGTTCTTTGATAACTTCGGGAATCTCTCCAGCCCCACCGCCATCATCGGCAACCCCAAGGTCCGTGCTCATGGCAAGAAAGTGCTCACCTCCTTCGGGGAAGCCGTGAAGAACCTGGACAATGTCAAGACGACCTTCTCTAAGCTGTCCGAGCTGCACTGTGAGAAGCTGCATGTGGACCCCGAGAACTTCAGG ctcctgggaGACATCCTCATCATCGTGCTGGCCGCACACTTCACCAAGGACTTCACCCCTGCCTGCCAGGCCACTTGGCAGAAGCTGGTTGGTGTGGTGGCCCATGCTCTGGCCTACAAGTACCACTAA
- the LOC104055972 gene encoding hemoglobin subunit rho isoform X4, translating to MVHWTAEEKQLIASVWSKVNVEECGAEALARLLIVYPWTQRFFDNFGNLSSPTAIIGNPKVRAHGKKVLTSFGEAVKNLDNVKTTFSKLSELHCEKLHVDPENFRLLGDILIIVLAAHFTKDFTPACQATWQKLVGVVAHALAYKYH from the exons ATGGTGCACTGGACAGCCGAAGAGAAGCAGCTCATCGCCAGTGTCTGGAGCAAGGTCAATGTGGAGGAATGCGGTGCTGAGGCCTTGGCCAG GCTGCTGATCGTCTACCCCTGGACCCAGAGGTTCTTTGATAACTTCGGGAATCTCTCCAGCCCCACCGCCATCATCGGCAACCCCAAGGTCCGTGCTCATGGCAAGAAAGTGCTCACCTCCTTCGGGGAAGCCGTGAAGAACCTGGACAATGTCAAGACGACCTTCTCTAAGCTGTCCGAGCTGCACTGTGAGAAGCTGCATGTGGACCCCGAGAACTTCAGG ctcctgggaGACATCCTCATCATCGTGCTGGCCGCACACTTCACCAAGGACTTCACCCCTGCCTGCCAGGCCACTTGGCAGAAGCTGGTTGGTGTGGTGGCCCATGCTCTGGCCTACAAGTACCACTAA
- the LOC104055972 gene encoding hemoglobin subunit rho isoform X3, with protein sequence MGHCLRVAGGHRMVPAKLPATMVHWTAEEKQLIASVWSKVNVEECGAEALARLLIVYPWTQRFFDNFGNLSSPTAIIGNPKVRAHGKKVLTSFGEAVKNLDNVKTTFSKLSELHCEKLHVDPENFRLLGDILIIVLAAHFTKDFTPACQATWQKLVGVVAHALAYKYH encoded by the exons ATGGGTCATTGCCTGAGGGTGGCTGGAGGGCACAGGATG GTCCCAGCAAAACTACCCGCCACCATGGTGCACTGGACAGCCGAAGAGAAGCAGCTCATCGCCAGTGTCTGGAGCAAGGTCAATGTGGAGGAATGCGGTGCTGAGGCCTTGGCCAG GCTGCTGATCGTCTACCCCTGGACCCAGAGGTTCTTTGATAACTTCGGGAATCTCTCCAGCCCCACCGCCATCATCGGCAACCCCAAGGTCCGTGCTCATGGCAAGAAAGTGCTCACCTCCTTCGGGGAAGCCGTGAAGAACCTGGACAATGTCAAGACGACCTTCTCTAAGCTGTCCGAGCTGCACTGTGAGAAGCTGCATGTGGACCCCGAGAACTTCAGG ctcctgggaGACATCCTCATCATCGTGCTGGCCGCACACTTCACCAAGGACTTCACCCCTGCCTGCCAGGCCACTTGGCAGAAGCTGGTTGGTGTGGTGGCCCATGCTCTGGCCTACAAGTACCACTAA